Genomic window (Arachis hypogaea cultivar Tifrunner chromosome 13, arahy.Tifrunner.gnm2.J5K5, whole genome shotgun sequence):
CAACAAAACAGACATATGCTCGGCCGCCCCACACCTAGACAATCCAGTGGTAATCTCTATCCAAACAGGCGATCTTTTGGTAAGAAAGGTCCTTCTAGACCCAGGTAGTAGTGCAGACGTTCTCTTTTATTCTACCTTCTTAAAAATGAACTTATCTGAAAAACTGATACAACCCTCATCTGGAGAACTAGTGGGGTTCTCCGGAGAAAGGGTACCAATAAAAGGGTATGTATGGCTAAAAACGACAATAGGTGAAAATCCGTTATGCCGAACCCTTGATATACAATACCTGATAGTTGACTGCATTAGTCCCTATAATATTATCCTCGAGAGACCTGCTCTGAACATGTTCAGAGCAGTGATATCAACTTTTCATCTATGCGTTAAGTTTCAAGCACAGGACGGTAGGATAGCAACGATCCACTCGGACCGACAACAGGCTCGGCAATGCTACAACTCTAGCCTAAAAAGATCAGACACGAGACAGAGGCAACACGAGGTTAAAGCAGTCCAAACGAGAGAGGAAATCCTATCCCTGGCCGAACTTGACCCCTGGGGAGACGCGCAGGAAAGACCCCAACCAACGGACGAACGTCAGAAAATTCAACTGACACCAAAGCCAGGACAAATAACATACATCGGTCAAGCACTGCAAGGGCAAGACAGGGCAGATCTCATCAAGTTACTACAAGCCAACTCTGACCTGTTCGCTTGGACCCCAGCAGACATGCCAGGAATAAATCCAGACGTCATCTGTCACAAACTCGCCACCAACCTATCAAGCCGACCTATAGctcaaaagaaaagaaacctcGGAGCAGAGAAATCAAAGGCAGCCTTAGAGGAAACCACTAAACTCTTACAAGCCAATTTCATCAGGGAGATCCGCTTCACCACATGGCTCTCaaatgtggtaatggtaagaaagaactcaggtaaatggcgcatgtgcgtcgattttACAGATTTAAATAAAGCATGCCCTAAAGATGCTTACCCTTTACCATGCATTGACAAGCTCGTCGACAGCGCATCAGGTTTCGAAAGCttaagcttcatggatgcatactctgggtATAATCAGACACTCATGCATCCTGAAGACCAAAGCAAAACAGCATTTATAACCGAGCATGGAAACTTTTGTTACCGAGTAATGCCATTTGGcttaaagaatgcaggtgcaacctACCAACGCCTAATGGACAAAGTCTTCCATCACCAAATAGGACGCAACATGGAaatctacgtagacgacatggtCGCCAAGACCAGAAAAGAAGAATCACATTGCGAAGACCTCGGCGAGATATTCGAACAAATCCGAGCTTATAATATGAGACTAAACCCAGAAAAGTGTGCCTTCGGGGTAAGAGGAGGAAAGTTCCTTGGATTCATGCTTACCTCACGAGGAATCGAGGCGAACCCCGAGAAGTGTTCGGCAGTCCTCAATATGATGAGccctaaaataataaaagaagtgcAACAACTGGCCGGAAGGATAGCGGCGTTATCTCGATTTTTACCCGCAGCATCAAACTGAGCATATCACCTTTTCCAAACAATATCGAAGAACAAAAAGTTTCAATGGACAGAAGAAGGCGAGAAAGCTTTTTCCGAGCTTAAAGCAATCCTATCAACACCACCCGTGCTGCAAAGACCAGAAATCGGTAAACCATTATATTTATACTTGTCTGTTTCAAATTATTCTATAAGCTCGGCCCTTGTGCGTGAGACAGGGAAAACACAACAGCCAGTGTACTTCGTCAGCAGAGTCATGCAACCAACAGAGCAACGATATCCGAGGATAGAACAACTCGCCCTAGCACTGGTAATCACAGCAAGGAGACTTAGACACTACTTCCAAAGCCACACAATCATAGTGAGGACAAACCAACCACTAAGACAGATACTGACGAAGCCAGAACTGGCTGGACACCTCACCAAATGGTCCATT
Coding sequences:
- the LOC140177710 gene encoding uncharacterized protein translates to MADNGVPQLTQADLMAQMAELQAEVKRLAELSAQNSANKQDEGNPKSSSQSAADLLIANPPKERLTLDNPFSEEITNFQMPKHFTLPSSLEPYKGIGDPRAHIKKFQSMMYFNGPNNEPVLCRAFPTYLDGAALLWFSKLPAGSISSFEKLAKSFIDYFAAARIYVHGSDYLGTIRQGPQESLKNYLTRFAEATMEIPDLDPAVHLHALKVGLRPGKFRETIAITKPRTLEEFRERAAGQMEIEELREANKMERRPRREEDRTPRSPHNKDIGKPFKLTPKFDNYTRFNTRRERIIKEILNAKIIKPPTRAGSYQDQRFVDKSKHCAFHQKYGHTTDECIIAKDLLERLARQGLLDKYIEGRKHKGDDRDKEERQPTSVNKETNKWSNGNQPKAVINCISGGFAGGGETTSARKRSYRAMLAIEGTASPNNQETPDLEITFNKTDICSAAPHLDNPVVISIQTGDLLVRKVLLDPGSSADVLFYSTFLKMNLSEKLIQPSSGELVGFSGERVPIKGYVWLKTTIGENPLCRTLDIQYLIVDCISPYNIILERPALNMFRAVISTFHLCVKFQAQDGRIATIHSDRQQARQCYNSSLKRSDTRQRQHEVKAVQTREEILSLAELDPWGDAQERPQPTDERQKIQLTPKPGQITYIGQALQGQDRADLIKLLQANSDLFAWTPADMPGINPDVICHKLATNLSSRPIAQKKRNLGAEKSKAALEETTKLLQANFIREIRFTTWLSNVVMLVDSASGFESLSFMDAYSGYNQTLMHPEDQSKTAFITEHGNFCYRVMPFGLKNAGATYQRLMDKVFHHQIGRNMEIYVDDMVAKTRKEESHCEDLGEIFEQIRAYNMRLNPEKCAFGVRGGKFLGFMLTSRGIEANPEKCSAVLNMMSPKIIKEVQQLAGRIAALSRFLPAASN